Proteins from one Kazachstania africana CBS 2517 chromosome 1, complete genome genomic window:
- the LEE1 gene encoding Lee1p (similar to Saccharomyces cerevisiae LEE1 (YPL054W); ancestral locus Anc_8.509), whose translation MMDSNCGFNYEEQVLKTINNPRFSPEKKEIILKHLLVTKESLSNIKKHYSHVPCKFYKQGNCQAGTSCPFSHSIDNHQAFRRPCKYYKLGICKFGEECVNSHDENEILSLENYSNSSAISYLEMNATDKIHDS comes from the coding sequence atgaTGGATAGTAATTGTGGGTTTAATTATGAAGAACAAGTCCTAAAAACTATAAATAATCCAAGGTTTTCGccagaaaagaaggaaataatattgaaacatTTACTAGTAACAAAAGAAAgtctttcaaatattaaaaaacaTTATTCTCATGTTCCttgtaaattttataaacaAGGCAATTGTCAAGCCGGTACATCATGTCCATTTTCACATTCAATTGATAATCATCAAGCATTCAGACGACCTTGTAAATACTACAAATTAGGAATCTGTAAATTTGGTGAAGAATGCGTTAATTCACATGATGAGAACGAAATTTTATCGTTAGAAAATTATTCGAATTCTTCAGCAATTTCATATTTAGAGATGAATGCTACCGATAAAATTCACGATAGTTAG
- the LGE1 gene encoding Lge1p (similar to Saccharomyces cerevisiae LGE1 (YPL055C); ancestral locus Anc_8.511): MSEKGSHGERQPYGSSYSGRYNNSPRTNSHYYSQGRGGYYKSHNGGYHKQGGYNNGASRYEQTGGSKYYRPHYGIPAASPSSASSSRYGSNNSVKHSYNKVEKPYYHYHEETKKEENSSSAMDQRKSPFVYMMGLDKYGADMNEIDKIFEEENKINMELEHLKFTILTNEIEDSILNSMVERNVLNVQLTQEKLDSLLLNE; the protein is encoded by the coding sequence ATGAGTGAGAAAGGGTCGCATGGGGAGAGACAACCATATGGCTCTTCGTATAGCGGGAGGTATAATAACAGTCCCAGAACGAATAGCCATTACTATTCACAAGGAAGAGGAGGGTATTACAAGAGTCATAATGGCGGATATCACAAGCAAGGAGGATATAACAATGGTGCTTCTAGATACGAACAGACAGGTGGCTCGAAATACTACAGGCCCCATTATGGCATACCAGCAGCATCGCCATCGTCAGCATCATCATCACGATATGGAAGCAATAACAGCGTAAAACATTCATATAACAAAGTCGAGAAACCATATTATCATTACCATgaagaaacaaagaaagaagaaaattcttcatcagcaATGGATCAGAGAAAATCTCCATTTGTGTATATGATGGGATTAGACAAATATGGAGCGGAcatgaatgaaattgataaaatatttgaagaggaaaataaGATAAACATGGAACTAGagcatttgaaatttaCAATCTTAACTAATGAAATAGAAGACTCCATATTGAATAGTATGGTTGAGAGAAATGTTCTGAATGTACAGCTGACACAAGAAAAACTAGATTCGCTACTATTAAATGAGTAA
- the KAFR0A01160 gene encoding uncharacterized protein, whose amino-acid sequence MRGPRRLGDDFFAPYPPPSVHRERLLQYHSRSQTGRFCLLSLSPGTRETERAAFPVPRKRKFFCFPEEKKQRRRRRRRKNLSTFNFAILTGCFGRKYRRAVCVCLRVCLSEKCIHLLVEPVLSAFSWWCRPSIWLLFSCFSFWLFNFLSLSWLGCYLNNMTIYINNYSL is encoded by the coding sequence ATGCGTGGCCCAAGACGACTCGGTGACGACTTTTTCGCACCGTACCCTCCGCCTAGCGTTCACCGGGAGAGACTCCTACAGTACCACTCCCGATCGCAGACCGGCCGGTTTTGCTTATTATCTCTCTCTCCCGGGACGCGAGAAACAGAAAGAGCAGCTTTCCCTGTGCccagaaaaagaaaatttttctgttttcCTGAGGAAAAGAAGCAGCGGCgaaggagaagaagaagaaaaaatctctCCACGTTTAATTTCGCAATCCTTACGGGTTGTTTTGGGAGAAAATATCGTAGGGCTGTGTGTGTTTGCCTGAGAGTTTGCCTCTCAGAAAAGTGTATACATTTGCTCGTTGAGCCTGTCCTCTCTGCTTTTTCTTGGTGGTGTCGACCCTCGATTTGGttacttttttcttgtttttcattttggCTCTTCAACTTCCTCTCACTTTCGTGGCTTGGCTGTTATCTAAATAATATGAcgatatatataaataactATTCCCTCTAA
- the SUR1 gene encoding mannosylinositol phosphorylceramide synthase catalytic subunit SUR1 (similar to Saccharomyces cerevisiae CSH1 (YBR161W) and SUR1 (YPL057C); ancestral locus Anc_8.514), with amino-acid sequence MKKELKYLIYANVILLLSVIYYTFDLLTLIIDDTMDDAFLPSELNNVASNFSTTSPGPSGTDNSINDTMIPKIIHQTYKTNDIPEHWKEGQRKCIELHSDYEYILWTDEMALNFIEREYPWFLDTFKNYQYPIQRADAIRYFVLLTYGGVYIDLDDGCERKLDPLLKFPAFLRKTSPTGVSNDVMGSIPNHPFFEKVIHSLKHYDKTWFAPYFTIMGSTGPLFISVVWKQYKRWYHGNGVNDTVKILQPEDYKLHSQSFFSISKGSSWHLDDAEFIKSFGNHILSCVVAGFIFGFFVLYSEYWFYCWLCSKSSKNNLNRLWNFWQLNNYSEESLPAPLSLQQKRSRKDSNAIFIMNHLDLEKNDVDNNR; translated from the coding sequence atgaagaaagaattaaaatatCTAATCTACGCAAATGTTATACTACTGCTCTCTGTCATATACTATACTTTTGATTTGTTGACTCTTATTATCGACGATACCATGGATGACGCTTTTTTACCAAGCGAATTAAATAACGTGGCGTCCAATTTTTCTACTACCTCTCCTGGCCCATCAGGTACGGATAACAGTATCAACGATACAATGATACCGAAAATTATTCATCAAACCTACAAGACAAATGATATACCTGAACATTGGAAAGAAGGTCAAAGGAAATGTATAGAATTGCATTCTGACTATGAGTATATTCTATGGACAGATGAAATGGCTctaaatttcattgaaaggGAATATCCATGGTTTCTAGACACTTTCAAGAACTATCAATATCCGATTCAAAGAGCCGATGCTATAAGGTATTTCGTTCTCTTAACTTATGGTGGTGTTTATATTGATTTAGATGATGGAtgtgaaagaaaattggatccattattaaaatttccCGCTTTCTTAAGGAAAACTTCCCCAACGGGTGTATCCAATGATGTTATGGGTTCCATACCAAATCATccattctttgaaaaagttataCACTCTTTGAAACATTATGATAAGACTTGGTTTGCTCCGTATTTCACAATTATGGGTTCCACAGGTCCATTGTTTATTAGTGTTGTTTGGAAACAATATAAGAGATGGTACCATGGTAATGGAGTCAATGATACAGTAAAGATTTTACAACCAGAAGATTATAAATTACATTCACaatcatttttctccaTTTCCAAAGGTTCATCTTGGCATTTAGATGACGCAGAATTCATTAAATCATTTGGTAATCATATCCTATCGTGTGTTGTAGCAGGTTTCATCTTTGGTTTCTTTGTTTTGTATTCAGAATATTGGTTCTACTGCTGGTTATGTTCTAAGAGCAGTAAAAATAATCTGAATAGACTCTGGAACTTCTGGCAATTGAATAATTACAGTGAAGAATCATTGCCAGCACCTCTTTCTTTACAGCAgaaaagatcaagaaaagattctAATGCAATTTTCATAATGAATCATCTAGATttagagaaaaatgatgTTGATAACAATCGTTAA
- the PDR12 gene encoding ATP-binding cassette multidrug transporter PDR12 (similar to Saccharomyces cerevisiae PDR12 (YPL058C); ancestral locus Anc_8.517): MSSEEDNKDVYSKSNDSNSYVESLHSYEVNPRQTDDENLTATQQLSRHLSNILSNEEGIEKLESMARIISTKTKREMDSFEVNDLDFDLRALLNYLRSRQLEQGIEPGDSGIAFKNITSVGIDASAAYGPSVEELLRGISNLPNYLLNKFRKKKDVPLRNIIHNFSGVVESGEMLFVVGRPGAGCSTLLKTLSGETDNFIDVSGDFSYDGLDQEEMMKQYKSYVVYCPELDFHFPRITVKETIDFALKCKTPRVRIDNMTREQYVDNMRDMWCTVFGLRHTYATKVGNDFVRGVSGGERKRVSLVEAQAMGASIYAWDNATRGLDASTALEFAQAIRTATNMMNNSAIVAIYQAGENIYELFDKTTVLYNGRQIFFGAADRAVDYFERMGWVKPNRMTSAEFLTSVTVDFENRTLEIRPGYEDKVPKSGDEFEAYWLNSPEYQELMREYDDYQARHPAAETRDRLTVAKKQRLQAGQRENSQYVVNYWTQVYYCMIRGFQRVKGDSTYTKVYLASFIIKGLLVGAMFHRIDDVGQSTTGGANSRAGLLFYVLLFASVTSLAEIGNSFATRPTIVKHKSYSMYHISAESLQAIITEFPTKFVAIFLMSLLTYWIPILKHEAGAYFQYFLYLLTIQQCTSFIFKFVATLTTDGVTAHALGGLWVMILCIYTGYVIPLGEMHHWMKWVHFLNPLTYAFESLVSTEFHGRQMLCSALIPSGAGYENVTLANQICGFTGAVKGQAYVSGDTYIDRAYHFSYSHAWRSWGINIVWTFFYIVANVVLSEFLKPVQAGGDILLYKRGHMPSFGTESAEAKTATRKEMMEALNGPDVDLEKVIAQKDVFTWNHLNYTIPYDGATRQLLSDVFGYVKPGKMTALMGESGAGKTTLLNVLAQRIDMGVITGDMFVNGKPLPASFNRSCGYVAQADNHMAELSVRESLRFAAELRQPKSVPLEEKYAYVEKMITLLGMQNYAEALVGKTGRGLNVEQRKKLSIGVELVAKPSLLLFLDEPTSGLDSQSAWSIVQFMRALADSGQSILCTIHQPSATLFEQFDRLLLLKKGGKMVYFGDIGENSRTLLNYFERQSGVKCGISENPAEYILNCIGAGATASAAADWHELWVSSPECAAARAEVEELHRELPSRPVNDDPELGTRFAASYATQLKTVLSRTTLQFWRSPVYIRAKFMECASCALFLGLSYIHVNNSVGGASEAFASIFMLLVIALAMVNQLHVFAFDSRELYEVREAASNTFHWSALLLCHCAVELGWTILCQLLCWILYYWPAGYSGRAPQAGFFFFFYVLIFPLYFVTYGLWILYFSPDVPSASMINSNVFAAMLLFCGILQPKEKMPGVLKAIYDTSPFTYVVQSLVAPLVHKKKVVCNKNDFFVLDPPSGQTCFQYMESYIDQHAGYLSNPTATSDCEYCPYSYQSDVVTQFNVKWSYRWRNFGFMWIYICFNLFAMLSCYYVMRVKKWSLKSVLDFKKWFNGPRKDRHEKDTTIFQQQPTDKEKVTKH, from the coding sequence ATGTCatctgaagaagataacAAGGATGTTTATTCCAAATCAAATGACTCTAACTCATATGTAGAATCTCTACATTCATATGAAGTTAACCCACGTCAaactgatgatgaaaactTAACTGCTACTCAGCAACTATCACgtcatttatcaaatattctatccaatgaagaaggtatagaaaaattagagTCCATGGCTAGAATCATCTCTACTAAGACTAAAAGAGAAATGGACTCCTTCGAGGTCAATGATTTAGACTTCGATTTACGTGCTTTATTAAACTATTTAAGATCACGTCAATTAGAACAAGGTATCGAGCCTGGTGACTCTGGTAttgctttcaaaaatattacttCAGTCGGTATCGATGCTTCCGCTGCTTATGGTCCTTCTGTCGAAGAATTATTAAGAGGTATCTctaatttaccaaattACCTTCTAAATAAATTTCGTAAGAAGAAGGATGTCCCATTAAGAAACATCATCCACAACTTCTCTGGTGTTGTCGAATCTGGTGAAATGTTATTCGTCGTTGGTAGACCAGGTGCAGGTTGTTCCACTTTATTAAAAACTCTTTCTGGTGAAACtgataatttcattgatgTCTCTGGTGATTTTTCATACGATGGTCTTGaccaagaagaaatgatgAAACAATACAAATCTTACGTCGTTTACTGTCCAGAATTAGACTTCCATTTCCCTAGAATCACTGTCAAGGAAACAATTGATTTCGCATTAAAATGTAAGACCCCTCGTGTTAGAATCGATAACATGACAAGAGAACAATATGTCGACAATATGAGAGATATGTGGTGTACTGTCTTCGGTTTAAGACATACTTATGCTACTAAAGTCGGTAACGATTTCGTTAGAGGTGTCTCTGGTGGTGAACGTAAGCGTGTTTCTTTAGTCGAAGCTCAGGCTATGGGTGCCTCAATCTATGCTTGGGATAACGCTACTAGAGGTTTAGATGCTTCCACGGCTTTAGAGTTCGCTCAAGCCATTAGAACTGCTACCAATATGATGAACAATTCTGCTATTGTCGCTATCTACCAAGCTGGTGAGAATATTTACGAGTTATTTGATAAGACTACCGTTTTATACAATGGTAGACAAATTTTCTTCGGTGCTGCTGATAGAGCCGTTGATTATTTCGAAAGAATGGGTTGGGTTAAACCAAACAGAATGACTTCTGCTGAATTTTTAACATCTGTTACTGTCGATTTCGAAAATAGAACTTTAGAAATCAGACCTGGTTACGAAGACAAGGTTCCAAAGTCTGGTGACGAATTCGAAGCCTATTGGTTGAATTCCCCAGAATATCAAGAACTAATGAGAGAATACGATGATTACCAAGCCAGACATCCAGCCGCTGAAACTAGAGATAGATTGACTGTCGCTAAGAAGCAAAGATTACAAGCTGGTCAAAGAGAAAACTCTCAGTACGTTGTTAACTACTGGACTCAAGTCTATTACTGTATGATTCGTGGTTTTCAAAGAGTTAAAGGTGACTCTACCTATACCAAGGTTTATCTTGcttctttcattattaaaGGTCTATTAGTTGGTGCTATGTTCCATAGAATTGACGACGTCGGTCAATCTACTACTGGTGGTGCTAATTCTCGTGCTGGTTTATTATTTTACGTCTTATTATTCGCTTCTGTTACTTCATTGGCTGAAATCGGTAATTCTTTTGCTACCAGACCTACTATTGTTAAGCATAAGTCTTATTCTATGTACCATATTTCTGCTGAATCGTTACAAGCTATTATTACTGAATTTCCAACCAAATTTGTCGCTATTTTCTTAATGTCATTACTTACCTACTGGATTCCAATCTTGAAGCATGAAGCTGGTGCCTACTTCCAATACTTCCTTTACTTATTAACTATCCAACAATGTACTTCATTTATCTTCAAGTTTGTTGCCACTTTAACTACTGATGGTGTTACTGCTCACGCTTTAGGTGGTTTATGGGTTATGATTTTATGTATCTACACTGGTTATGTTATTCCATTAGGTGAAATGCATCACTGGATGAAATGGGTTCATTTCCTAAATCCTTTGACTTATGCCTTCGAAAGTTTGGTATCTACAGAATTTCACGGCAGACAAATGTTATGTAGTGCTCTGATCCCAAGTGGTGCTGGTTACGAAAATGTTACATTGGCCAATCAAATTTGTGGTTTCACTGGTGCCGTTAAAGGTCAAGCTTACGTTAGCGGTGACACATATATTGACCGTGCTTACCATTTCAGTTACTCCCATGCTTGGAGAAGTTGGGGTATCAACATTGTTTGGACCTTCTTCTACATCGTCGCTAATGTTGTCTTGtctgaatttttgaaacctGTTCAAGCTGGTGGTGATATCTTACTATACAAGAGAGGTCACATGCCTTCCTTTGGTACTGAATCTGCTGAAGCTAAGACTGCTActagaaaagaaatgatggAAGCTTTGAATGGTCCAGATGTCgatttggaaaaagtaATTGCTCAAAAGGATGTTTTCACTTGGAATCACTTAAACTACACCATTCCATACGATGGTGCTACAAGACAATTGCTTTCTGATGTTTTTGGTTACGTCAAGCCTGGTAAGATGACTGCCTTAATGGGTGAATCTGGTGCTGGTAAGACTACTTTATTAAATGTTTTGGCCCAAAGAATTGACATGGGTGTTATCACTGGTGATATGTTCGTTAATGGTAAACCGTTACCAGCTTCTTTCAACAGATCTTGTGGTTACGTTGCTCAAGCTGATAACCATATGGCTGAATTATCTGTTAGAGAATCTTTAAGATTTGCTGCTGAATTAAGACAACCAAAATCTGTTCctttagaagaaaaatacgcttatgttgaaaaaatgattACATTATTAGGTATGCAAAACTACGCTGAAGCTTTAGTTGGTAAGACTGGTAGAGGTTTGAATGttgaacaaagaaaaaaattgtctATCGGTGTCGAATTAGTTGCTAAGCcttcattattgttattcTTGGATGAACCTACTTCCGGTTTAGATTCCCAATCTGCTTGGTCCATTGTTCAGTTCATGAGAGCTCTTGCCGATTCTGGTCAATCTATTTTATGTACAATCCATCAACCTTCCGCTACTTTATTCGAACAATTCGATagattattattattaaagaagGGTGGTAAGATGGTTTACTTTGGTGACATAGGTGAAAATTCTAGAACTTTATTAAACTATTTCGAACGTCAATCTGGTGTTAAATGTGGTATCTCTGAAAATCCTGCTGAATATATCTTAAACTGTATCGGTGCTGGTGCTACTGCTTCTGCTGCTGCCGACTGGCATGAACTTTGGGTCAGTTCTCCAGAATGTGCTGCTGCCAGAGCTGAAGTCGAAGAGTTACATCGCGAATTACCAAGTAGGCCTGTCAATGATGATCCTGAATTAGGTACTAGATTTGCTGCTTCTTACGCCACTCAATTAAAGACTGTTCTATCCAGAACAACTCTTCAATTCTGGAGATCTCCTGTCTATATCAGAGCTAAATTTATGGAATGTGCCTCATGTGCTCTTTTCTTAGGTTTATCTTATATCCATGTTAACAATTCTGTCGGTGGTGCAAGTGAAGCCTTCGCTTCTATTTTCATGTTATTAGTTATCGCTTTAGCTATGGTTAATCAATTACACGTTTTTGCTTTCGACAGTAGAGAATTATATGAAGTTAGAGAAGCTGCTTCCAATACTTTCCACTGGAGTGCTTTGTTATTGTGTCACTGTGCTGTTGAATTAGGATGGACTATCTTATGCCAATTGCTATGTTGGATCTTATACTACTGGCCAGCTGGTTACAGTGGCCGTGCTCCACAAGCtggtttcttctttttcttctatgTTCTAATTTTCCCACTATACTTCGTTACTTATGGTTTATGGATTCTTTATTTCTCTCCAGATGTTCCATCTGCTTCTATGATCAATTCTAATGTGTTTGCTGCTATGTTATTATTCTGTGGTATCTTACAACCAAAGGAAAAGATGCCAGGTGTTTTGAAGGCCATTTATGATACTTCTCCATTCACTTACGTTGTTCAATCTTTAGTTGCACCATTAGTTCATAAGAAGAAGGTCGTCTGTAACAAGAAtgatttctttgttttAGATCCTCCAAGTGGTCAAACATGTTTTCAATACATGGAATCATACATTGATCAACATGCCGGTTACTTATCCAACCCAACTGCTACCTCAGATTGTGAATACTGTCCATACAGTTACCAAAGTGATGTTGTTACTCAATTTAATGTTAAATGGAGCTACAGATGGAGAAACTTTGGTTTCATGTGGATCTAcatttgtttcaatttgttcGCTATGTTATCATGTTATTACGTAATGAGAGTTAAGAAATGGTCTCTCAAGTCCGTTTTAGACTTCAAGAAATGGTTCAATGGTCCAAGAAAGGACAGACACGAAAAAGATACCACCATTTTCCAACAACAACCAActgataaagaaaaggtTACCAAACATTAA
- the GRX5 gene encoding monothiol glutaredoxin GRX5 (similar to Saccharomyces cerevisiae GRX5 (YPL059W); ancestral locus Anc_8.519) yields MFLRGLSRTRPGLHMITTSQLLFRPTLKSFMSTEVRKAIEDAVASAPVVLFMKGTPEFPQCGFSRATIAMLGQQGVNPAKFAAYNVLEDPELRDAIKEFSNWPTIPQLYVNKEFVGGCDVITTMATSGELADVLEEADALMPQQEEGKDSSQYSQFQ; encoded by the coding sequence ATGTTCCTTAGAGGATTAAGTAGAACGAGACCCGGGCTGCACATGATTACAACCAGTCAGTTACTATTTCGTCCTACTTTAAAATCGTTTATGAGTACTGAAGTCCGTAAGGCTATCGAAGATGCAGTTGCTTCTGCTCCTGTCGTACTATTCATGAAAGGTACACCCGAGTTCCCTCAGTGTGGATTTTCAAGGGCAACAATAGCTATGTTGGGCCAACAAGGTGTAAACCCTGCAAAATTCGCAGCCTATAATGTATTGGAAGATCCAGAACTGCGTGATGCTATAAAGGAGTTCTCTAACTGGCCAACTATCCCGCAGTTATACGTCAACAAGGAATTTGTAGGAGGTTGTGACGTTATTACAACTATGGCCACGAGTGGTGAACTAGCCGATGTGTTGGAAGAAGCAGACGCTTTAATGCCTCAACAAGAGGAAGGTAAAGATTCTAGCCAATATTCTCAATTCCAATGA
- the MFM1 gene encoding Mfm1p (similar to Saccharomyces cerevisiae LPE10 (YPL060W); ancestral locus Anc_8.522) translates to MLIRNSKILSHYRYLGLKCHIPITQISGLHTTIKTLNPTELNNTTAVLLQKNLLQRNSSLHGYGSGTIRCTLFDGKGNNERPSIEMKKQDLVTLHGLLPRDLRKIERSKKNDLVPSLLVRQNGILISLLAIKALIKPDMVILFDSSPNGIFLNSLSQKNLISDLKVRLSNQNNEEELNAGALPFEFKALEAIFINAISNLTSEMKVLLTISRGILQDLEESITREKLRFLLTQSKKLTNFNKKVILLRDMIDDLLEQDDVLCSMYLTDWSSGKHRDLEDHDDIEMLLETYHNHIDEIVQMSESIISDIKATEEIINVTLDSNRNQLMLLGIKFSIGMVSIGGAMSVGSVYGMNLENFVEETNYGYVLAVTIGMVSTIWIYLVGIRHLHKLQKISLMNSLKKKRK, encoded by the coding sequence ATGCTAATACGAAATTCTAAGATTTTATCACACTATAGATATCTTGGGCTAAAATGCCATATCCCAATTACTCAAATAAGTGGGCTTCATACCACCATAAAAACCTTGAATCCAACTGAGTTGAACAATACTACGGCTGTattacttcaaaaaaatttattacaaaGGAATAGTTCATTGCATGGTTACGGTTCAGGGACAATACGATGTACTTTATTTGACGGCAAGGGAAATAATGAAAGACCATCCATCGAGATGAAGAAACAGGATTTGGTCACTTTACATGGTTTACTTCCTAGAGATTTGAGAAAGATAGAGAGGTCTAAGAAGAATGATTTAGTCCCAAGCTTACTTGTTAGACAGAATGGTATCTTAATTAGTTTATTAGCCATTAAAGCACTGATAAAGCCGGACATGGTCATCCTCTTCGATTCATCGCCAAATGGTATTTTCTTAAACTCTTTGAGCCAAAAAAATCTCATAAGTGACCTGAAAGTCAGATTGAGTAACCAAAACAATGAGGAAGAACTTAATGCTGGGGCATTGCCATTTGAGTTTAAGGCATTAGAAGCTATATTCATCAAtgcaatttcaaatttaacgAGTGAAATGAAGGTTTTACTTACAATATCGAGAGGAATTCTGCAAGATTTGGAAGAGAGCATTACGAGGGAAAAATTAAGGTTTTTATTGACTCaaagtaaaaaattaacaaattttaataagAAGGTCATTCTACTAAGGGATATGATCGATGATCTTCTAGAGCAAGACGATGTACTATGTTCGATGTATTTAACAGATTGGAGCTCCGGAAAACATAGGGATCTAGAAGACCATGATGATATAGAAATGCTGTTAGAAACATACCACAATCATATCGATGAAATAGTTCAAATGAGTGAAAGTATTATTTCCGATATTAAAGCAACGGAGGAGATTATCAACGTTACATTAGATTCAAATAGAAATCAACTGATGCTGCTTGGAATAAAATTTAGTATAGGTATGGTGTCTATAGGTGGTGCAATGTCAGTTGGGTCAGTCTATGGAATGAACTTAGAAAATTTCGTGGAAGAGACGAACTACGGATATGTTTTGGCTGTTACAATAGGTATGGTGTCAACAATATGGATTTACCTTGTTGGTATTAGACACTTACATAAGTTGCAAAAGATATCTTTGATGAAtagtttgaaaaagaaaagaaaataa
- the ALD6 gene encoding aldehyde dehydrogenase (NADP(+)) ALD6 (similar to Saccharomyces cerevisiae ALD6 (YPL061W); ancestral locus Anc_8.525): MSHEKADAVTITLPNGITYEQPVGLFINNEFIKSSDAKKIPVENPSTEENVVDVYSGTKDDVEYAVEVAENAFFNTEWSTQDPKVRARYLSKLADLVEEETELISSIESLDNGKTLALSRGDVGLVVNCLRDAASYADKINGRTIDTGDGYMNFTVREPIGVCGQIIPWNFPLMMLSWKIAPALAMGNVIILKPASATPLNALYFASLCKRVGIPPGVVNIIPGSGRQVGTTITEHPRIRKVAFTGSTDIGKDIAIRASSVNLKKITLELGGKSAHLVFDDVNIEKTLPNLVNGIFKNAGQICSSGSRIYVQEGVYDKLLPAFKAYVENLKVGSPFDEANFQGAITNKGQFDTIMDYIKIGKDEGAKVLTGGERIGDKGYFVRPTIFYDVHEDMRIVKEEIFGPVVTISKFKTIEDGVAMANASEFGLGAGIETENLSTALRVAKMLKSGTVWVNTYNDFDSRVPFGGVKQSGYGREMGIEVYDCYTEVKAVRIKL, translated from the coding sequence ATGTCACACGAAAAAGCCGATGCCGTCACAATCACTTTACCAAACGGTATAACATACGAACAACCAGTAGGTTTATTCATTAACAACGAATTCATAAAATCATCTGATGCTAAGAAAATCCCAGTAGAGAACCCATCAACTGAAGAAAATGTCGTTGATGTATACTCAGGTACTAAAGATGACGTAGAATACGCCGTTGAAGTCGCTGAAAACGCTTTTTTCAACACCGAATGGAGTACACAAGATCCAAAAGTTAGAGCTAGATACCTCTCAAAATTAGCAGATCTcgttgaagaagaaacagaaTTAATCTCTTCTATCGAATCCTTAGATAACGGTAAGACTCTAGCCTTGTCTAGAGGTGACGTCGGTTTAGTCGTCAACTGTTTGAGAGATGCCGCTTCTTATGCCGATAAAATCAATGGTAGAACCATTGACACTGGTGATGGCTACATGAACTTCACCGTAAGAGAACCAATTGGTGTCTGTGGTCAAATCATCCCATGGAATTTCCCATTGATGATGTTATCATGGAAAATTGCCCCAGCTTTAGCAATGGGTAACGTCATCATTTTGAAACCTGCTTCTGCTACCCCATTAAACGCCCTATATTTTGCCTCTCTATGTAAGAGGGTAGGTATCCCACCTGGTGTTGTTAACATTATCCCAGGTTCCGGTAGACAAGTCGGTACTACCATCACCGAACATCCAAGAATTAGAAAGGTTGCCTTCACTGGTTCCACCGACATCGGTAAGGATATCGCTATTAGGGCCTCTAGTGTCAACTTGAAGAAGATTACTTTAGAATTAGGTGGTAAATCTGCTCATTTAGTCTTTGACGATGTCAACATTGAAAAGACCTTACCAAACTTAGTTAACGGTATCTTTAAGAACGCTGGCCAGATTTGTTCTTCTGGTTCCAGAATCTACGTTCAAGAAGGTGTCTACGACAAATTATTACCTGCTTTCAAAGCGTACGTCGAAAACTTAAAGGTCGGTTCTCCATTCGATGAAGCAAATTTCCAGGGTGCTATCACCAACAAAGGACAATTCGATACTATCATGGATTACATCAAGATCGGTAAGGATGAAGGTGCAAAGGTTCTAACTGGTGGTGAAAGAATCGGTGACAAAGGTTACTTCGTTAGACCAACTATTTTCTACGATGTTCATGAAGATATGAGAATCGTCAAGGAAGAAATCTTTGGTCCTGTCGTCACTATTTCCAAATTCAAGACCATTGAAGATGGTGTCGCTATGGCTAACGCTTCTGAGTTCGGTTTAGGTGCCGGTATTGAAACTGAGAACCTATCCACCGCTTTAAGAGTTGCTAAGATGTTGAAATCCGGTACTGTCTGGGTCAACACCTACAACGATTTCGATTCTAGAGTCCCATTCGGTGGTGTCAAGCAATCCGGTTACGGTAGAGAGATGGGTATCGAAGTCTACGACTGTTACACTGAAGTCAAGGCTGTCAGAATCAAACTATAA